The following is a genomic window from Trichomycterus rosablanca isolate fTriRos1 chromosome 24, fTriRos1.hap1, whole genome shotgun sequence.
TCATCTGATAATCCTTTATATGCCAAGAATTGTGATCTACAACTTGTTAACAAGgagttttaccttttttttataAGAAAACTATTACCAAGATCTTAGTTTCTAGCAACTTGTGGTTAATTTAAAATGATGCTTCAAATGAATTAGTGTtttcagtatttaaaaaatatatattaaaaaatataatccTTACTGATAATTCACTGCATTAATTTGACCTACTTTAAAAATCTttagctataataataatattattattattattactatatttaaaaatgtataagaTGGATCAAATTAATTCAGTAAATCATCAGAAATAttataatagattttttttaatattgaaaaaccttttttttaagtTGCACAcatcacaaaacaaaacatagtttACTTATAAAAAAGGTTCAACTCTTTGTTTACAATTTGTGGATCACAATTCCTGGCATATGAAGGATCATCATTTAGCCAACATCCACAGTAAATGTTGTACGCCAGTAGCATAAAGTGGATTTGTTTTAATTCCCAATGCTGGTCTAGACAGTATAAAACGGtatagaatatacagtataagaagtataatttaaagtaaaacaagAGAGGGTTTTGTAGACACTGCTTATTCATTAGACCTATATGTAtttgatttattgttttatttttacatacatAGCACAATAGCACTTAGATAGCACAATAACACAGTAGGTTagaattattgttgttgtgttgatATATATAGACAAATAGATTAAGGCTTAAGGGTATACCTGGGTTTCGCAATGGGTTATGAGTATAGGCCCTGATTATAACAACCTGAAATTgaatataaatttaaataatgaatgcattTATAAAGGATTGTGTTCTGTAGTAAAGAATGGCTTTATTTTGATGTGTATATAGACTACATGCAGCACATAGTTTAATCCatttaacactgcattttaatatttcagACATCAATCAGATGCAAATAATAGCAATATGTGCCGATATTCCTGTACTGATACCAGTTCCCTCTTTGGTTCCTCAGTGCTGAAAGCAGAACAGAGCGGCCTCCTGAAGTTCCCGGTGTCTCCTCTGTCCTGTTCTCTCGGGCCGCCGCTCGGTTCTGCGCTGCTGTCCGGTGCTTCGTCACTCAGCATCGGTTCAGTCTCTCACCACCTCCCGCTGGACCTGCACCTGCGCGCAAAACTCGAACACGGAGCCGAGGCGCTCAGCAAGAGCAAGAAGGGCCGACGGAGCAGGACCGTGTTCACTGAGCTTCAACTTATGGGCCTAGAGAAACGATTTGAGAAACAGAAATACCTCTCAACACCGGACAGGTGAGACTGCGTCACAAAATTGAAcctaataaaaaatgcattaactTTAAGAAAGAATGGAATACAGAAGTACGTGGATTCTAAATTTTAACCAAGAATTTTAACCAAGAAGTTCATTAGTTAAACTGAAGATTGACACCTTATTTGCCAAATAAGATAAGGTAGGATAAGATAGACTTTATTGTAGATATTCTTTATTGTAGAAGAtattgtcattgtagttatacaacaAAATTTTGTTTGGTAGCTCTCAGTAAAACCagaagcaataataaaataaaaataagatacaacaaaaatttaaatatataaagaagTACAAAAGATATATGACTCAGTGCAgcacaaaataagctaaaatgatAAGAAGTATGAGTATTTACATGGTAAAAATATGGATATATACACATGGTTGAACAGTGCAAACAGAACAGTGTAACCAgtgtaaataaaacttaaaagtTAATCTTTCAAAATATGTTTTTAGGATTTTTCATAAGATATATGAAAGATATATGCAGCACAAAATAagcaaaaattataaaaatttaAGTATTTACATGGTAAAAATATGTGGATATATACACATGGTTGAACAGTGCAAACAGAACAGTGTAAACGgtgtaaataaaacttaaaacttaaaagttaatcttttaaaatatgtttttaggATTTTTCATGAGATAAAAGATATATGACTCAGTGCAgcacaaaataagctaaaattatAAGAAATATGAGTATTTACATGGTGAAACAATATGGATATATACACATGGTTGAACAGTGCAAACAGAACAGTGTAACCGGTGTAAATAAAACTTCAAACTTAAAAGTTAATGTATGAAGTCACtttctaaaaacaaaaaagagcacTTTAATTTGCAGCAACGAGTTAttgtataaattatatataataataatataataataataattaataatataatatgggTATAATATGGGTAGATTAAGAGAATAATTCATGAGATAAAAGATATATGACTCAGTGCAgcacaaaataagctaaaattatAAGAAATATGAGTATTTACATGGTGAAACAATATGGATATATACACATGGTTGAATAGTGCAAACAGAACAGTGTAACCGgtgtaaataaaacttaaaacttAAAAGTTAATCCTTCAAAATATGTTTTTGGGATTTTTTATTAAGGAATGATTAGGGTGTTGGTGCCATGTTAAAATGTAACAGAAATGTATGAAGTCACtttctaaaaacaaaaaagaacacTTTAATTTGCAGCAACGAGTTAttgtataaattatatataataataataattaataatataatataggtgGATTAAGACAAATTATGTTGATTATATCTATATTAGTATAGAAATATTAATTTCTTTTTAGCTAttctaattaaaatattttttctatagcatatttacatattttaaaaataatgcatGTACAATTTTGACTACCCGTCTTTTAATGTAAATAGCTCTCTGGTCTATAGGACTTGAAAAAAAAATACCCTAAAGCTTAATTTGAATTAACACAATGTTAACGTCATATTTCTTTGTTACAGAATAGACCTGGCTGAATCTTTAGGACTTAGTCAGCTTCAAGTCAAAACGTGGTATCAAAACAGAAGAATGAAATGGAAGAAAATTGTAAgtccttctcatgtacattatTGATCATCAAGTGTTTGTTGAGCAAGGAGGGAAActaatatttaatgtaatacTTATTTTTAAAGGTCCTGCAAGGGGGTGGACTTGAGTCCCCTACTAAACCGAAAGGGCGCCCAAAGAAGAACTCCATCCCGTCTGGTGAGCAGCTTTCGGAGCAGGAGAAAGAGAGGACGCGGGAGGCTGAGTGTGCATCTGCATCCTCATCGTCGTCTTCATCATCCTCAGCCTATTCATCTTCTTCTGTCCAGTCGGAGCCCAATCAAGAGGAATAAACGTGCCAATGCGGGACTATGAGACACAATTGACGCCTAGATGAGCGGCCTCTCCTGGATTCCTCCCTGTCGCAGTCGACTTTTTGGCACTTAAACACAAATCCAGACCAGAGGACCGATGTAATACACTATTTGTATTGGCAGTTGAAGCAAATATGGACTACTTTGCCGATTTCGTCCTGAGgacaaatgtttttaaactttacattggGAACGTCTCTGCAGTTCCTGTGCTTCGTGGTTTCACGATGTATGAAGaatataataacattaaatgttgttttttacaGAGACATATGatgattatttaatttattaacaaCGCATTTAATGGTTTGCTCAGATAACCATGTCGTTCATTGTGAAGCTGATGAAAAACAGATCTTCAATAACAACACTGCTTTGAAATAAACACTTTTTGGAATAAGctatattaaaaacaatatgtTTAATACATAAAAGCTAACTACCCCCTTgtaatatatagatatatttcAAGGCGGTAGTTAGCTGTTTTTGGCAAGAATATTTGACCAACACAATTTTTGCTTTAGGCATTATGATTTGCATTATGAGTcatgagtatatatatatatatatatatacttcaatatatactttttatatatatatatatatataaatctgaCCAGACGTACTTTCCAAACGTCTTTCCTGTGTCAGGATGATTCTTTGGCAAGGTTTAACTTTTTTAAACGAATTTAACTCGAAGCAGAATTTCTGATTCAACATCTACGTTAAACTGTCTTCTATAATGtcaaatgtttattgtttaaacCTGGTTGTTGGTTGACCAGAGACCAAGAAGATTTCAATCAAGAGCCAAAGACGTTAGATCAACTGTAATACGTCACACATAGCTGATGAAAagtcaaaaacaaaaataagctTTAACAAGATTCAAGAATTttttgtatatctatctatctatctatctatctatctatctatctatctatctatctatctatctatctatctattcaacTTCTTTTAAACGAATTTAACTCACAGCTGAAATTCTGATTAGCACAGCCATGCATTATACAATATCTGCGTTCAACTTTCTACTAggtttcaaatgtttattgttttaaccTGGTTGTTGGTTTCAATCAAGATCCAAAGACGTCAGATCAGCtgtaacacaaaaacaaaaataggcTTCAAGACATACTTTTTGCTTTAGGCATTATGATTtgcaactgaatttatttagttGATAGATCACACAGTATACAGTAAACTCAATGTCTAAAAATATTTGGGCATCACTATAATGACGTTACGGTCGGTTGGACCTTACTAGTTTACACTGCATCTGCCTGACAGTCTGTAATATGTTTATGAGTGCTTAAATGTTAAGAAAAGGCGTTTTGCACCAAAAATCAAACCccaaaatggaaaaaaagaatGTACACACGCTCTATAATTTACTACAGAATTGTTTATCACCCAAGTTTAAACGCTGCCTCTGGTCTTGAAATGTTTACGCACAGCAATTGTATTTAGGCTGtgttatttccttttttaagaATTGGCTTCATGTGGAAATAATTGTGCTCTCTGTGACGGATGTGCATAAGCTTTTATAAACACTGCGCCTTCAATATAGTTCAGATTTAACTTTCCATGGTTATGGGAATAGGGTAGTTATGCAGCAATGTATAATAGTGTGTTATATGCAAGTAAGTTTATCATTTCAGTTCTGTACCTACGCTTATTATAGGATGGTGTCTGCAGGCTGAAAGCCGACACCATCCtatgtacacagtgctgaagaGAAAACAGTGGGCTGTGGGTTAATCTCACATCTGTCTGCGATAAGATACATGCGCGCAAAAATCCACAGTGCATTCAACTACACGCGAATGAAACACCTTACTAATCCATTCATGAAGTCACTCTATTTGGAAAAGGTTTTGCATAGCTTTATCCAGTTGGCGCACACCGGTTTTATTCCTGTTCTCGCATCAAAATGGCTCACTTGAGAAAATAAAGCGTATTTTAGTCGGCAGTACGATATCCCATTGACTTGACATGATGGTTAACTTTGACTTGAACTTGTTTGccaatgtttttgtttattactcaCTTGGTTGGGTAGATAGACAGTGAAATCCCTAAATTTTTTCTATAGCTCCAGGGGAAAATGCGATTACATTGGGGAGGTTAATTAACTCATTAGCCTCTAAATGCTATTGGGGAACTTGCATCCGTCTTGCGTAATTAGGAAATAGGACTGGCCTACCGACCTTTCCAaaaagaaatatgcaaaataataataataataataataacaacaacaacagcaataataataataataataacaacaacaacaataacagcaataataataataaaataataataataataataacaacagcaataataataataataataataataacaacagcaataataacaataataataataataataaaataataataatacaattattattattatgttgagAGTATCCCAATAGTTCACCCCCAGTGGTCAGacacaaaaaaaataatgataaaaagaaTAGTCTACCTCTATTTTCGACTTTATATCAAATAGACCTATATATAGTTAAAATTGGCTGGACTAATTTTTTCCATAATGACAGCAAGACGGtaaattatttgtgtttttgtctcaATAATAATTAGAGTAGTATGCAAAACCGAACAATCCAAAAGTTAAAATATGCTACACATTTTTatgcaaaattattttttattttctgactTTAACATGTTAAAACTTCAAATAAGACTTAAAACttacaatacaataaacatttaatgtatatttaaatttactttttggcatttagcagacgcttttatccaaggcgaccagtactgggacagtgtacagtctaagcaattaagggttaagtgtcttgctcaagggcccaacagtggcccaaCCTTTCGATTAGTTAgtacccagtaccttaaccactaggctacacatTTTTCAATATGTTTGATTTACCGAATAAATAGATATTGTGCATTTAGATCTTCAAAAACATGACGTGTTTTAATCTGTTCTATGTACAGGATGTATTTACTTAACAAAACAAAATTTTACCTGGAATTATCTGGTCATCATCGAGTCCATCATCGAGTCCTTAGTACTAAATACATCACACTTCATTTTTTATAAATCTTTCATATTTCAAAGTcacatttaaaactaaaacttTCATAAGCCCACGTTTTAATGTTCGAAGTGATCGTATTTAATGCCTCGATTATAATTTAAGACAAAGTGTGTCCACATGGTCTAAGGTAGTCCAGCAATTATACGCAAGTTTAGAGATCACAAACACAGTTAAATGATTTGAAACCAACGCCCATACCCAGTatgtataataaaacatcacctGTGTAGCTTAAAAGcagtttatatacatatataaaaaaagaaatgaggttatgcattaaaataaaataaagtatattaGAAAGAAACACAAGTTTGCTTCTGTATTGAACGCATCGTCATGCCgcacagctccagggtcctgAACGAACATCGTTCGATTTTAATCTGCGTTTACTGGTTTGAATCTTCGTGTTTGGTTTTTCTTTGGACGTCTCCGTTTTTCTTTAACCTGGCTTGTTTAACTTGCCCCAAGGTGTGAGTGAGTTGGTAATTGGGTGACACCATGATTATTTCTTTGGCTATTGTGAGTTCCTGCCCTGCGCCAAGTGTTTCCGATGAAGTGTTTATGAAGAATGAAATGAATGATCGGTAAGTTCTTTTCATTTGAGCTAAaacttaaaacaataaaaaaaatttacatgtaattttttttaaataatcttaaaattatatgaaattaTAGCAAtcgtatttttaaaaataaattttatttttaaagtttaaaaaataagaaatgaaataattttCCTAATAACAAACAGAAAAAGTGATGGCTTTCATTTACAAATGCGTACAACATTCCCACATATTACATAAGagctttgtattatttattacattagtaTCACGTTACAACGAAGTGCGTAAACTAAAAAAACTATTGCGTAATTGCGAAACTGACGCACACATTTGAACCATGTATGTAGTACATCGCGTTTTAAAATATGGTCTTTTTTCAAAATCCTCCGGcaatattgttattaattacaagcacataataaatgttaaattactTTACTAATGCTTGTAAATaaactttaatagcattatgTCCGAGGCGTAGAAGTCTAATACTTTCACTTTTACAACTGAATTATATATTTCTTGAATAAGAAAAATATGTTAGGGCCTACTTCATAACGGTGAACGCATTCAATCTTCCCAACAATCATTATTTCTGTTTCTGTAATGGAAAAAACCTACAAATATAAAGGcgaaaataataagtaataatatgcACATTTTCTATTTGATTTATTGCATCGCACTGACATTTCAAATATGACGACACTCAATTACAATTTAAAtattagatatatatatatatatatatatatatatacaggggcgtaactactgggggggggcaggtgcagtggggcccatatatatatatatatattaggagGACTATACAATTAACACTTGTGTGAACACTGGTACTTAAGCTGCCGATGCTTAAGCTTAAAAaaatttgggccccctcaacaaatatatatatatatatatatatatatatatatatatatatatatgaaatttgttgagggggcccatatatatacacacgtacatacatacatacatacatacatacatacatacagtacatacatgcGTAAATACATACTCCTAAATTTTAAGACCGATTAATAAGTcacattatttaattcattgaCACTAAAATTATAATACACATTTTTAACTGTTAAATTATTAACATGCTCTTTTATTTGAGCTTTTATTCAAATGCTTTTGATTAGTTTAAtgctaaagaaaataaaatttttaaataacattttgatTATGGCAAACAATTTTTTAAGTTTGTAATTTATATTACGAAGCAACAAGTACCATTAACgcagttttaagtttaagtttaagttttgaaatcctaataaataaatcatattttgtacttattatgtaaatatgaattaaaaagcaacataaaacataaaagcaTCGACAGCTTAGGTACCAGTGTTCACACAGCAGTGTTAATTGTATGGGCTATTCCCCTAAATCCTCTTTAATTCCACGGAGGGTAAAACAGTCTTTCCACTCATTATAACAGTCGATAATTGCTTCCTCCTAGTATATGTAATGGAGCTAAGAAAAGTGAAACAATAATCATGTAATCATTTTCATTGCAATAAGAATTTCCCATACTCTGAGACCCAAGCCCAGCTCGCATTAATGAATGTGGTGAAAATGAGACTAAAGGAAACCATGGAACATACCTAAGCTTGCTCCTCCGTATTTTAATGTGTACATTATCCAAACATTACTGAGTTCATATACTGGGGAATGTCACATTTCCGAGCTACTTATTTTccaaggaaaaataaatgttaaaaccaataaataacAAACAGTAAGCCAGATCTGTTAAGACTGGTTAATAGAACCAATATGAGAAAGAAAATGCTGATGACAGTATTCCATTTTCTTgtcgagtttttttttttgggggggaagCAGATGTTCAGTCAAAAGGAGCATGgcagaataaaaagaaaaatatatatttaacttTTGGAATACACTTGAATTTTCTATTAAATAAATTCGGTTTCGAAGTTAGTTATTCATATAGTGCATCATATAAGAAGAAAGAATGAGGATTGAAAAATAAGCAATAaaattgataaataataaataataatattattaataaaaaaataataataatataataaaaatataaaaataaaataaataaaataaaaaataataaataataataataaaataataataatcacaatgccaataataataataatgataataattataataatcacaataataataataataataataatttattcacaAGTTAGTTATTCATATAGTGCATCAAATAAGAAGAAAGAATGAGGATTGACAAATAAGCAATAaaattgataaataataataataaaataataataatcacaatgctaataataataatcgcaataataataataataagtatttatTCATAAGTATTTATTCATAAGTtagttatttatatagtgcatCAAATAAGAAGAATGAGGATTGAAAAATAAGCAATACaattgataaataataataaaataataataataatcacaatgctaatagtaataataatcacaataataagaagaagaatttaTTCATAAGTATTTATTCATAAGtaagttattattgttattcatgttattcagttattcataagttattattatttgtagtgcATCAAATAAGAAGAATGAGGATTAAAAATAAGCAATAaaattgataaataataataataaaataataataatcacaataataataagaatttattCATAAGTtagttatttatatagtgcaaCAAATAAGAAGAAAGAATGAGGATTGAAAAATAAGCAATacaattaataaacaataaaataataataataacaacaatagtaataataatcataataataatagtttattaatattattattaatgttgttttatttaaaataatatccaCTGTCCAAATGACCAGATATAATGACCGAATAAAGACGTGTAATGCTTTGCCAGTATCACAAAAAATGCTCAGGCTACTGCTTTTAAATAGTTTATTATAgagtttaagcttttattttatagttAACATTGGTGTAGGATGAAAAAATTCCAACAGTATCCCACGTTACAATTATTCAGCCCAAATAAATGAAAACTCATGAACAATAAAtagaaagataaataaatccAAACAAAGCAGTGAAACTCATCAAGTGAGATCAGCTTATATagtcacaatcctctccagttAATCGTTTAAATGTCCTACTATGCAAAGACGTGCAATCACAGGTGAACAAATTGTCAGCAGTGTTTTTTCAGGGATGTTGTTATCTTGCAGCAAAGTGACTATGAAAGGTCCACAAGCAAGTGAGATGAGCTCTTACTGATAGGTCTGCTAAGCATACCAGGGTTTTAGGAGCTCGCAGGGTGTTTCAGCTGAAGTGTTTGTTCTTGGAAACACTTAATGCTCTGAGTGCGCAATAACAGCGGCATGAGACCTCCGAAATGCCTTCAGCTCGTttgctttttaatttgtatgtatttaagcTCTTCTACTTAAGGGACATTGCATTTATGTAGTCCATAAAGCGTCAATAACTCAGAACCAACTTGTACAAATGTGATAGTGCTACATGGATGTACTAAATTTCCACACGGCGCATTTCACTGCACTAAATGAAATGCTTTGCGCATTAAGTCTTAACCAAACGGTTTCATGCACAGAGCTGTGTAATCAGTCAGTGGTTAAAAAGAAATcaaaagacaaataaatgatGCTTTTGCTTGTGGAAAAAACTCCACAGTTAgattttgcattgttttattgAGTGATTTTAGTTGcacaaacattttcttcatGCTGTAATGCCatttttattttgcactgtgtatatgcAGTAATTCCAGCTCATTAAAACAAATTATTTCAATAAATTCCTGTctgatatttaaataaacaaatactaaGACTTCGTACAGCAATCAAAGTACAATCAATTTAATTCAAAAATTTAAAacgaataattaataaatgtagaatATCTAATTAGTATCTGGGCTTTGTCAATTTTTGCCTTTACTTACCAGACCAGAGGTCTTTTTCACAATGCAGAATTAGTTAACACACCTGAGAACTTTACCACATGTAACCAAGACCCTTTAACTTTCCCTCTTTCTATTGTggagcagtttttttttacatcctaCCCCAGTATGACTGGAAGGGTACTTCACTTTCAGCAGGTTCTTAACCTTGGAACTATGGAAAGGTTTCAACTGTGTCATCATTTTACTAGCTTATACTACAGTATTTATTCAATTAAAGCCCccctactgtgtgtgtgtgtgtgtgtgtaaaatgttgtTCACATAAACACTATTTGAATCATGAAATATCTAAAATTATTTAGAATAAATATTATCTATTTTGATTCAaagtataatttatatatatgtatatatatatttataatactttgaataaaaataaataatagtaatattgaATATTATATA
Proteins encoded in this region:
- the barx1 gene encoding homeobox protein BarH-like 1, whose amino-acid sequence is MQHPLEIGAHYYPGEVHQDHRSHRYRSFMIEEILTEHPDHKVSPPAGDFLKFGVHALLSARPYPNHLVLKAEQSGLLKFPVSPLSCSLGPPLGSALLSGASSLSIGSVSHHLPLDLHLRAKLEHGAEALSKSKKGRRSRTVFTELQLMGLEKRFEKQKYLSTPDRIDLAESLGLSQLQVKTWYQNRRMKWKKIVLQGGGLESPTKPKGRPKKNSIPSGEQLSEQEKERTREAECASASSSSSSSSSAYSSSSVQSEPNQEE